Within Williamwhitmania taraxaci, the genomic segment TACCGTAATCGACAATGGCCTGGGTAAGAAAGGGGAATATAAGCTGCAGCAAGCTGCCCAGCAGCAACCCCAGAAGCAGCTGGATGAGCAACTTGCGGTAGGGGCGCAGGTAGCTCAGCAGGTAGCCGAAGCTCTTCTTGTTGGGCTTCTCATCGGCCGTGGCGTAGAAATCGGGCGTGGGCTCCAGCAGCAGCGCCGTGCCCTGCGGTTCCTCGTTGCTACCCGTGGATGCCCAGCAGCGCATAAACTCAACGCGGCTAAAGGTTACCAAGCCACCGGCGGGATCGGCCACGTGAACGGTTTCCTTCCCCGTGCGCCCCGTAATTTTATACACCACCACAAAGTGGTTTTGGTTCCAGTGTACAATGGCCGGAAGCGGAGCCTCGTTGGCCAGCTTCTCGAACGGAATCTTCACGCCGAGTGTACGAAAGCCAATGCTCTCAGCTGCCCGCGAAATGCCAAGCATGCTCACGCCAAGGCGCGAAATGTGGCTCCGCTCGCGCAGCGTTTGAATGGTATAGTGCTTGCCGTAGTGGCGCGCCACCATGCGAAGGCAGGTGGGACCGCAGTCCATGGCATCGGGTTGGTTATAGTGGGGGAAGGACATTTATGATAGAGGCTTAATTGGTGTTCGAATATACTAAAAATTGTGGTGCACCACCATACGAAGATAGAGCCCTTTTGCCTACTAGCGAGAAACCCACTGTCTCCTCCGAAAATATTTATCCATCAACCGGTGGAAGGAGTATGCATGGCACCAAGTTTGGAATAGTTAGAAATACATTTATGAGTAATCTTCTCATGTAAACTTTAAACTGAACTCATTTTCTCATTTGCAATATTTCATTTATCCCTCTCTCCAAGACAACATCTCTACTGTCTAATAGATCATGAATAGTTTGTGCAATCTCTATATCCGGTTTTATTCCTCCATTTACAAAACGTTTTCCACTATACGGAAAACATATTCTCCGAGTACAAATTCGTATAATTCCATCATTGGGAAGACCCTTTACAACAAGCGGGGAGCCCGTACTACCGCCAGTCTCCTCACCAATAAGTTTTGGTCTTTGGGGTGTCTCATAAATATTAACTAGAAAATCCTCTGCAGCAGAAAATGTATATCGGCCAATCAGTACAACAACAGGAACACTTATTCTTTTAATAGTATCTGGGATGAAGATTGTGTCTGGCCGATTAAACAATAATGCAGTGTTGTTTCCAAACTCCTTGTATTCCACTTTCCAATTAGCATTTGCCTTTTTGACACCATTATTTATTCTTGTTTCCCAACCAAAGTTTAAGAAATGATCGTTTCTGGTAAGCAAAGACTGTAAATACCATGCAACAGTAGTACTACCTCCACCATTTTTTCTTAAATCAATAATTAATCCTTTAGTTTTATTGATTGCATCAATGTGCTGATCTATTAGTTTTATTGCAACCTCTTCAGGCGAAAAAGCCCTGATATTTAAATAACCAATGCTATCGTCAATTACTTCGAATTTTACGAGTTGCACATTCCTTTCGTATGGGATACCCCAAGTTTGATCATTGAGGGTTCGGGTAGCTTCACCATTTCGAGATAGAGTAATGTCAACAGTATCGCCATTCATTAAAACTAAAGTAGCTTGAAACTTTTTCCACACAAAATCTTGATGAACCTGATGAACACCCTGCATCCACATATGCTGTGTGGTTGATGCAGAAATATATGGAAAAATTGAATCTTCCAAGAATTGTTTCGTTGGAATATTCGTAATTTTCACCACTTCAGCACCTACCCATGTTGAATCATTTTCCGGCGATTTTCTAACAGTCGAAACATAAACCTTCTCTCCAACATCAATCAAGTTCAAAGTAAAGTAATCTCTCATTGTTGAGAACATACCATTATCCCATATCTCAGTATGCCCATCTTTAAAAGTAGCAGTAAACTTTCTCATCAGTCGATAAAACTCATAGTCGTTATTTGTCTCTATAATCCTAGGAATATAAGCACTATAGAGACTATCAATATCAAAGGAGACATGATCCATATTGACATAATTGTATTTCAGTTCACTCCATAGAGTGCTTAAATGGAATATCTTCTCCTTCGATGAAATAGTATTTCCAATTTGTTGACCTTGGCAAATCTCAACTAGTAGAAAAAATACAATCAGATTAACAAATTTGCTCATGGTACATTCTTTTTAACATTTCATCAACTGACTGTTTCAACCCTTGATAGTTACATATTCTATTGAATTCACCAGGATCAGTTTCCACTATTTTCTGACTACACGGACCATAACATACAGGCAGCAAATCACATGAAAGACATTTAGGATTATCAAACTTAATATGTCCCAATCTTCTAGAAAGTTTCTTGATGTTCCAATCAATCATGCCTTCACTATTAAGGCAACCATCGCTATTACTTTCCACAAAATCTCTAGCAGTACATTTAAATACTAGCCCATCGTAATTAATTATAGCCTGCTCAAGTTTGTCAGCATAGCATAATTGCACTTGAGGTGTAGTGTATTCATCCACTCTAAATCCTGCTTGTTTAAAAATCTTCTTCACCTCATCAACATCATAGTAATAATCATTTATATTTTTCAATTGCCAAATTCGTTGAAATGCAACTTGAATTTTTTTTCGATTCTCCAATGGTATATCGGCAATAATATCAACACAACTCGCGAGGTTTTCGTCTGAGAAATTAATCCTTAACTTAAGGTCAAGCTTTTCAATATTTTGGCATAACTCATTGATATTTGACACTGTTTTTGCATATGTATTTTTCCCTTTTTTTACTTTTTGATGGTTTTCTTTGTTTCCATCTAAGGTGATCTGAAAGCGATTCAACTCAATTTCTGCAAGTTTGTCGATGCGAGTTTTGCTCAACAAATACCCATTAGTTGTTATTTGATTTGAAAATTTAACATTATGATTATTTGCTAGTTGAGATATTTTTTGGGATAAAGGAAATATAACATCATCAAAACACATCAAAGGCTCTCCTCCAAACCAATCTAAGTCTATACTACTAATCCTTTCGTTTGTTATTTTATGAGTAATATGTCTAAGAATATTATCTTGAACATCTTGATGCATAGAGCCCTTAGTCTTAGTTTCATAACAATACCAGCAATCAAAATTGCAATTCAATGTAGGTATTATAGTAAATCTATAGGTAGAATCTCTGTAAACAGAAGTTAAATACTGCAACTTAACCCTATCGATCTCTTTTTCATCCTCATCAACAATAACATAAATCTTTTTCATTGCTGTAAACAAATTCAACTTTACAGACTTCAATTTATCAAGGTCATCTTCATGCTTCTTAAGTAGCAGATAATTCTCCACATTCAATACAAAAAAAAATTTATTCACTAGATTAAAGCATATAACATCATTATTATATTCCAAAAAATAGGTGAATTTATTTAGCCTGAATTTCGACATGTGCATCTTTTTATTGTTAAATTTAGCCTGAATACGATTAAGCATTCAGGCTAAACAAGATAATTTACAGAATGACAAAAAAGAAAACAAACAATATCACCTAAGACCTTATATCCGCAACATAAAAGCATAAAATAATCGGGAACCCCTGTAATAATAATCATCACAAGGCTTTCCCGATTAAAATATTTTCACCTACTTAGGTGAAAACATCGTAGCGGATGAAAATTACATATTCTAGCGACACCATCAACTCTTTTGGCGGAATAAATTTTGCAG encodes:
- a CDS encoding S41 family peptidase produces the protein MSKFVNLIVFFLLVEICQGQQIGNTISSKEKIFHLSTLWSELKYNYVNMDHVSFDIDSLYSAYIPRIIETNNDYEFYRLMRKFTATFKDGHTEIWDNGMFSTMRDYFTLNLIDVGEKVYVSTVRKSPENDSTWVGAEVVKITNIPTKQFLEDSIFPYISASTTQHMWMQGVHQVHQDFVWKKFQATLVLMNGDTVDITLSRNGEATRTLNDQTWGIPYERNVQLVKFEVIDDSIGYLNIRAFSPEEVAIKLIDQHIDAINKTKGLIIDLRKNGGGSTTVAWYLQSLLTRNDHFLNFGWETRINNGVKKANANWKVEYKEFGNNTALLFNRPDTIFIPDTIKRISVPVVVLIGRYTFSAAEDFLVNIYETPQRPKLIGEETGGSTGSPLVVKGLPNDGIIRICTRRICFPYSGKRFVNGGIKPDIEIAQTIHDLLDSRDVVLERGINEILQMRK
- a CDS encoding radical SAM/SPASM domain-containing protein → MKKIYVIVDEDEKEIDRVKLQYLTSVYRDSTYRFTIIPTLNCNFDCWYCYETKTKGSMHQDVQDNILRHITHKITNERISSIDLDWFGGEPLMCFDDVIFPLSQKISQLANNHNVKFSNQITTNGYLLSKTRIDKLAEIELNRFQITLDGNKENHQKVKKGKNTYAKTVSNINELCQNIEKLDLKLRINFSDENLASCVDIIADIPLENRKKIQVAFQRIWQLKNINDYYYDVDEVKKIFKQAGFRVDEYTTPQVQLCYADKLEQAIINYDGLVFKCTARDFVESNSDGCLNSEGMIDWNIKKLSRRLGHIKFDNPKCLSCDLLPVCYGPCSQKIVETDPGEFNRICNYQGLKQSVDEMLKRMYHEQIC